One genomic segment of bacterium includes these proteins:
- the purL gene encoding phosphoribosylformylglycinamidine synthase subunit PurL has product MQEPRITPALVEEHGLSADEYDKIKSILGREPTWTELGIFSVMWSEHCSYKNSILLLKTLPREGEAMLAKAGEENAGVVDWGDGLAVVFKIESHNHPSAVEPYQGAATGVGGILRDVFTMGARPIAVLDSLRFGDPANARVRYLVDGVVRGVGDYGNCFGVPNIGGETVFEDSYTSNPLVNPLAIGIVRTDKIAKAQASVVGAPVFVVGSKTGRDGIHGATFASEELSEKSEAKRPQVQIGDPFTEKLLLEATLEMIDQDLLVGIQDMGAAGITCSCSETAFRGGQGIHIDTARVPVREAGMTPYEILLSESQERMLVIGKIGRDEQIKRICAKWQLDCAQIGEVIPGGRFIVDHYGERKADIPAEALALGGSTPQYRREEKRPGYLDQLAAFDTGALALPKDFNDVLRRMVAAPNLCDKSWVYRQYDQSVRTGTALGPGMDAGVIRIRKTNTALAATTDCNARFCYLNPRLGAQIAVAEAARNLVCVGARPLAITNCLNFGNPYKPEMYYQFAECVRGMGEACRAFGTPVTGGNVSFYNEDPTRAVYPTPTIGMIGKIEDLAFITTGHFKEPEDGVALIGATFEELGGSEYLKLFHGQVAGQVPALDFARELKVQRFVMRAIREGWICAAHDCADGGLAVALFEMCLGPDDRTRGFEGDFGFWNGRPDALLFGESQSRIVISFAMEDRAAIEAAARADGVPFQFLGHVTVADRLVMRPYIDDSVTALRELHRNALPALMEEVTAAAVA; this is encoded by the coding sequence ATGCAGGAACCCCGCATCACTCCCGCGCTGGTCGAGGAACACGGCCTCTCCGCGGACGAGTACGACAAGATCAAGTCCATCCTCGGACGCGAGCCGACCTGGACCGAACTGGGCATCTTCTCGGTCATGTGGTCAGAGCACTGCAGCTACAAGAACTCGATTCTGCTGCTGAAGACCCTGCCGCGCGAGGGCGAGGCGATGCTCGCCAAGGCGGGGGAGGAGAACGCCGGCGTGGTCGACTGGGGCGACGGGCTCGCGGTGGTCTTCAAGATCGAATCGCACAATCACCCGTCGGCGGTCGAGCCCTATCAGGGCGCCGCCACCGGCGTCGGCGGCATCCTGCGCGATGTGTTCACTATGGGAGCGCGTCCGATCGCGGTGCTCGACTCGCTGCGTTTCGGCGATCCGGCCAACGCAAGAGTTCGCTACCTGGTCGACGGCGTGGTGCGCGGGGTTGGCGATTACGGCAATTGCTTTGGCGTGCCCAATATCGGCGGCGAGACCGTCTTCGAGGATTCGTACACCAGCAACCCGCTGGTCAATCCACTGGCCATCGGCATCGTCCGCACCGACAAGATCGCCAAGGCGCAGGCCTCGGTGGTCGGCGCGCCGGTGTTCGTCGTCGGCTCCAAAACCGGCCGCGATGGCATCCATGGCGCCACGTTTGCCTCCGAGGAGCTCTCGGAGAAATCCGAGGCCAAACGCCCGCAAGTGCAGATCGGTGATCCCTTCACCGAGAAGCTGCTCCTGGAAGCAACGCTGGAGATGATTGATCAGGATCTGCTGGTCGGTATTCAGGACATGGGCGCGGCCGGGATCACCTGCTCCTGCTCCGAGACCGCCTTCCGCGGCGGACAGGGGATCCACATCGACACCGCGCGCGTGCCGGTGCGCGAAGCGGGGATGACCCCGTATGAGATCCTGCTCTCCGAATCGCAGGAACGGATGCTGGTGATCGGCAAGATCGGCAGGGATGAGCAGATCAAACGGATCTGCGCCAAGTGGCAGCTCGACTGCGCCCAGATCGGCGAAGTGATTCCCGGCGGACGGTTCATCGTCGATCACTACGGCGAACGCAAGGCCGACATCCCCGCCGAGGCGCTGGCGCTCGGCGGCTCAACCCCGCAATACCGGCGCGAAGAGAAACGTCCCGGCTACCTCGATCAGCTGGCGGCGTTTGACACCGGCGCCCTCGCGCTGCCCAAAGACTTCAATGATGTTCTGCGCCGCATGGTCGCCGCGCCCAATCTCTGCGACAAGTCCTGGGTCTACCGGCAATATGACCAGAGCGTGCGCACCGGGACCGCCCTCGGCCCGGGCATGGACGCCGGCGTGATCCGCATCCGCAAGACCAACACCGCGCTGGCGGCCACCACCGACTGCAACGCCCGCTTCTGCTATCTGAACCCGCGCCTCGGCGCGCAGATCGCCGTCGCCGAAGCGGCGCGCAATCTTGTCTGCGTCGGCGCGCGTCCGCTGGCGATCACCAACTGCCTCAACTTCGGCAATCCCTACAAGCCGGAGATGTACTACCAGTTCGCCGAGTGCGTGCGCGGCATGGGCGAAGCCTGCCGGGCCTTCGGCACGCCGGTGACCGGCGGCAATGTGAGTTTCTACAACGAAGACCCGACCCGCGCGGTATATCCGACGCCCACCATCGGCATGATCGGCAAAATCGAGGACTTGGCGTTCATCACCACCGGTCACTTCAAGGAGCCGGAGGATGGCGTCGCCCTCATCGGCGCAACCTTCGAGGAGCTGGGTGGGAGTGAGTACCTGAAACTCTTCCATGGCCAGGTTGCCGGACAGGTGCCGGCGCTGGATTTCGCGCGTGAACTGAAAGTCCAGCGGTTCGTGATGCGCGCCATCCGCGAGGGGTGGATCTGCGCCGCGCACGACTGCGCCGATGGCGGGTTGGCGGTTGCGCTTTTCGAGATGTGTCTCGGTCCGGATGACCGCACACGCGGCTTCGAGGGGGACTTCGGCTTCTGGAACGGGCGTCCCGACGCCTTGCTTTTCGGCGAGAGCCAATCGCGCATCGTCATCTCGTTTGCGATGGAAGATCGCGCCGCCATCGAGGCCGCCGCGCGCGCCGACGGCGTGCCCTTCCAGTTCCTCGGGCATGTGACCGTCGCCGACCGTCTGGTCATGCGCCCGTATATCGACGATTCGGTCACGGCGCTGCGTGAATTGCACCGCAACGCGCTGCCCGCCTTGATGGAGGAAGTCACGGCCGCGGCGGTGGCGTAA
- a CDS encoding DUF4175 family protein, translated as MTPMPNLEQLLTRLRQMRLRAITFEWLTHAGWMVALASVAFVLLALVAAIVVPASAIRVIAVGAVLATLVGILVLAIARSTIWSPGPERLALAVEAKYPELKNRLIASLQLADKARTNPEHYSLALVDLTIRQATEMSDAIDFMEALDRRRLRRAARWAGLGFGAALLLTVLFPGLAKKSWDAYSRPLADYAEPIPYTLTVLPGSVEAVKFDDFRITARVEGSDLPKTVAIFHRSEGGQWRSLGDIEPVVASKAPGAVSGLTREFQHVLPQVKRDFEYYVVAGERTSDVYTVSAVDRPRVGALRLDVFPPAYTNLPPLVLDANDGTVTAPVGSRVAMRVESNRDLSEAALVFADGTRHAMTVKGQSATTELVVRDNRTYHLALLDESGRSNPNPIEYTITAIPDREPSVDIVLPGHNVDLGEDMAVNLKIVARDDYGFSGLTLKTRWMSEGLERAAREFAIPESRVAGERLEPVYFFDLADWGLMPEDVVYYYVEVRDNDAVSGPKTAISKTYAVRLPSLDEMMAEFEEERATDMTALDRLLGAERELSKQLETLRRELAPQQELNWDDQKKVTDVAQRAQDLEKELDRLAENMQKQVAEAQEKKLASLEMLQKMMEAQKLFEEVATPEMREAQKRLQEALEKMNPEDIKRAMQEMNFSQDEMIKRLDRTIAYLKRLQAEQKVDAMIRRLEEMAAQEEALNEQSKESPKDAQPALAPPQERLKERFDEFAEELAAAEAQLNEAKLASPEKTAGFCQSAKNSPASQQMKQAAENMQSQDKKGAEQKTGEAAASMQQLLAQMKQFQKETNSQQQEQMARELREALDKTMYLSEEQEKVINETAQLDPTSLSLREMAARQEALRAATEKVAQQLMEMAKQSTAISAETSQKLGQAMERMSQSSQCLSDRRGPNAGNNQKEALFSLNQVSQDLTQSMEKNSQCNNPNPSACAKPNPNCQNPGEAGQKMGGLSQKQGRLNAQMPQQGQGSGQMSEGERELLKRLKGEQQAIKQGVDELNSEIGKDQQLGRLDKLAEEMQKVIEDMERGQVTEETRERQKRIYTRMLDFQHALQKQDFKDERQAQQPEGTYGRTSPGALPDAAGLTDEEYDRLLTRYQEEGYPKEYEETIKAYFRALAESRNAGATPEK; from the coding sequence ATGACCCCGATGCCCAACCTCGAGCAATTGCTCACCCGCCTCCGCCAGATGCGCTTGCGCGCCATCACCTTCGAGTGGCTGACCCATGCCGGCTGGATGGTCGCCCTCGCCTCGGTTGCCTTTGTCCTCTTGGCGCTGGTGGCCGCCATTGTGGTCCCGGCTTCGGCCATCCGGGTCATCGCCGTCGGCGCGGTGCTGGCGACGCTGGTTGGCATCCTGGTTCTGGCGATTGCCCGCTCGACCATCTGGTCGCCGGGCCCCGAACGGCTGGCGCTGGCGGTCGAGGCCAAGTACCCCGAACTGAAAAACCGGCTGATCGCCTCGCTGCAACTGGCCGACAAGGCCCGCACCAACCCGGAGCACTACTCGCTGGCGCTGGTCGATCTGACCATCCGTCAGGCGACCGAAATGAGCGACGCCATCGACTTCATGGAAGCGCTCGACCGTCGCCGTCTGCGCCGCGCCGCGCGTTGGGCCGGACTCGGCTTCGGGGCCGCCTTGCTTTTGACCGTGCTCTTTCCCGGCCTGGCCAAGAAATCCTGGGACGCCTACTCGCGCCCGTTGGCCGATTACGCCGAGCCGATCCCTTACACTTTGACCGTGCTGCCCGGTTCGGTCGAAGCGGTCAAGTTCGATGACTTCCGCATCACCGCCCGGGTGGAGGGGTCCGATCTGCCGAAGACCGTCGCCATCTTCCACCGTTCCGAAGGGGGCCAGTGGCGGTCGCTGGGCGATATCGAACCGGTGGTCGCCTCGAAGGCCCCGGGCGCCGTGTCGGGGCTGACCCGCGAGTTCCAGCATGTCCTGCCGCAGGTCAAACGCGATTTCGAGTACTACGTCGTCGCCGGTGAACGCACCTCCGACGTCTACACCGTCAGCGCGGTCGACCGGCCGCGGGTCGGCGCGCTGCGTCTGGATGTCTTCCCGCCGGCCTACACCAATCTGCCGCCGCTGGTGCTGGATGCCAACGATGGCACCGTGACCGCGCCGGTGGGCAGCCGTGTGGCGATGCGCGTCGAGTCCAATCGCGATCTCTCCGAGGCGGCGCTGGTCTTTGCCGACGGCACCCGCCACGCCATGACGGTCAAGGGGCAGAGCGCCACCACCGAGCTGGTCGTGCGCGACAACCGCACCTACCATCTGGCGCTCTTGGATGAGTCGGGACGCTCCAATCCCAATCCGATCGAATACACGATCACCGCGATTCCCGACCGGGAGCCGTCGGTCGATATCGTCCTGCCCGGCCACAACGTCGATCTGGGCGAGGACATGGCAGTCAACCTGAAGATCGTCGCGCGCGACGACTATGGCTTTTCCGGCCTGACTCTGAAGACCCGCTGGATGTCGGAGGGCCTCGAACGCGCCGCGCGCGAGTTCGCCATTCCCGAATCGCGCGTTGCCGGCGAGCGGCTCGAACCGGTGTATTTCTTCGACCTGGCCGACTGGGGCCTCATGCCCGAGGATGTGGTCTACTACTATGTCGAAGTCCGCGACAACGACGCGGTGAGCGGCCCGAAGACCGCGATCAGCAAGACCTATGCGGTCCGACTGCCGTCGCTGGATGAGATGATGGCCGAGTTCGAGGAAGAGCGCGCCACCGACATGACCGCGCTCGACCGTCTGCTCGGCGCCGAGCGCGAATTGTCCAAGCAGTTGGAAACGTTGCGCCGCGAACTGGCCCCGCAGCAGGAGCTCAATTGGGACGACCAGAAGAAGGTGACCGATGTCGCCCAGCGCGCCCAGGACCTCGAAAAGGAACTGGACCGTCTGGCCGAGAACATGCAAAAGCAGGTCGCCGAGGCCCAGGAGAAGAAACTCGCCTCGCTGGAGATGCTCCAGAAGATGATGGAGGCGCAGAAGCTCTTCGAGGAGGTCGCCACCCCCGAAATGCGCGAGGCGCAGAAACGCCTGCAGGAAGCGCTTGAGAAGATGAATCCCGAGGACATCAAGCGCGCCATGCAGGAGATGAACTTCTCGCAGGACGAGATGATCAAGCGCCTCGACCGCACCATCGCCTACCTCAAGCGTCTGCAGGCCGAGCAGAAGGTCGACGCGATGATCCGCCGTCTCGAGGAGATGGCCGCGCAGGAAGAGGCGCTCAACGAGCAGTCCAAGGAATCGCCGAAAGACGCCCAGCCGGCCCTGGCCCCGCCGCAGGAGCGTCTCAAGGAGCGGTTCGATGAGTTCGCCGAAGAGCTGGCCGCGGCCGAGGCGCAGTTGAACGAGGCCAAACTTGCCAGCCCCGAAAAGACCGCGGGCTTCTGCCAGTCGGCGAAAAACTCCCCCGCCTCCCAGCAGATGAAGCAGGCGGCGGAGAACATGCAGTCGCAGGACAAGAAGGGCGCCGAGCAGAAAACCGGCGAGGCGGCCGCGTCGATGCAACAGTTGCTGGCGCAGATGAAGCAGTTCCAGAAGGAAACCAACTCGCAGCAGCAGGAGCAGATGGCCAGGGAGCTGCGCGAGGCGCTCGACAAGACGATGTACCTTTCCGAGGAGCAGGAGAAAGTCATCAACGAGACCGCGCAACTGGATCCCACGTCGCTGTCATTGCGCGAGATGGCCGCCCGGCAGGAGGCGCTGCGCGCCGCCACCGAGAAGGTCGCCCAGCAACTGATGGAGATGGCCAAACAGTCGACCGCGATCTCGGCGGAAACCTCGCAGAAACTCGGCCAGGCCATGGAGCGCATGAGTCAGTCGTCGCAGTGTCTCAGCGACCGCCGCGGCCCCAACGCCGGCAACAACCAGAAAGAGGCGCTCTTCAGTCTCAATCAGGTCTCGCAGGACCTGACCCAGAGCATGGAGAAAAACAGCCAGTGCAACAACCCCAATCCCAGCGCCTGCGCCAAGCCCAACCCCAATTGCCAGAATCCCGGCGAGGCGGGGCAGAAGATGGGCGGGCTCTCGCAGAAGCAGGGACGACTCAACGCGCAGATGCCGCAGCAGGGGCAGGGGTCGGGCCAGATGTCCGAAGGCGAACGCGAACTGCTCAAGCGGCTCAAGGGCGAACAGCAGGCGATCAAGCAGGGTGTCGATGAACTCAACTCAGAAATCGGCAAGGATCAGCAACTGGGACGGCTCGATAAACTCGCCGAGGAAATGCAGAAGGTGATCGAAGACATGGAGCGCGGCCAGGTCACCGAGGAGACCCGCGAACGCCAGAAGCGCATCTACACGCGCATGCTCGATTTCCAGCATGCCCTGCAGAAGCAGGACTTCAAGGATGAACGTCAGGCGCAGCAGCCGGAGGGGACCTATGGCCGCACCTCGCCGGGCGCGCTGCCCGACGCCGCCGGCCTGACCGACGAGGAATACGACCGTCTCCTCACCCGCTATCAGGAAGAGGGCTACCCGAAGGAGTACGAGGAGACGATCAAGGCCTACTTCCGCGCCCTGGCCGAGTCACGCAACGCCGGCGCGACGCCGGAGAAGTGA
- a CDS encoding DUF4159 domain-containing protein, producing MIRPGIRSRVLLLAGAAALLAAVGALAQTEFIPMPARRPPAAQTQAPVDPSVFTVARLQYSGGGDWYWGSSAIPNLLDFIDENVGLDVNKAEVRIKPSDPRLFSYPFIFSTGHGNIRFTDDEVVAMRRYLTGGGFWLANDSYGMDASIRRELKRIFPDRDLVELPFSHEIYQSPFQFPGGLPKIHRHDDQAPRGYAILDGDRVVVFYVHESDIGDGWEDPQVHKDPPAKRLEALRMGANIAYYALTH from the coding sequence ATGATTCGCCCAGGCATCCGATCACGCGTGCTCTTGCTGGCCGGCGCCGCGGCGTTGCTGGCCGCGGTCGGCGCGTTGGCGCAGACTGAATTTATCCCCATGCCGGCGCGTCGTCCTCCAGCGGCCCAGACCCAGGCGCCAGTCGACCCGTCGGTCTTCACCGTCGCCCGCCTGCAGTACTCCGGCGGCGGCGATTGGTACTGGGGCTCCTCGGCCATTCCCAATCTGCTGGATTTCATCGATGAAAATGTCGGCCTCGATGTCAACAAGGCCGAGGTGCGGATCAAGCCGTCCGATCCACGACTGTTCTCGTATCCGTTCATCTTCTCCACCGGCCACGGCAACATCCGCTTCACCGACGATGAAGTGGTCGCGATGCGTCGCTATCTGACCGGCGGCGGCTTCTGGCTGGCCAACGATTCCTATGGCATGGACGCCTCGATCCGACGCGAACTGAAACGCATTTTCCCCGATCGCGACTTGGTGGAACTGCCGTTCTCCCACGAGATCTACCAGTCGCCCTTCCAATTCCCCGGCGGGCTGCCGAAGATCCACCGTCACGATGACCAGGCGCCACGCGGCTACGCCATCCTCGATGGCGACCGGGTTGTGGTCTTCTATGTGCACGAATCCGACATCGGCGACGGCTGGGAAGACCCGCAAGTCCACAAGGACCCGCCTGCCAAGCGCTTGGAGGCCTTGCGGATGGGTGCGAACATCGCATACTACGCCCTGACGCATTGA
- a CDS encoding cupin domain-containing protein, which translates to MKRFAAVLAVAVWIAGAAAAWAQSGVPGPGVYDIDSLLNEHQLVKGQAFRSDVIAWDSTSSVHLTQVETMVEMHHHAAHDENVWIVRGSGRLTLGDRKIKVKAGQVVHVPRGTPHAFHNMGSNPAVVISVFSPGFDGKDRIYADPTGKK; encoded by the coding sequence ATGAAACGATTCGCCGCCGTATTGGCCGTTGCCGTTTGGATCGCCGGGGCGGCCGCCGCGTGGGCGCAGAGCGGCGTCCCGGGGCCGGGGGTCTATGACATCGACTCGCTGCTCAACGAACATCAATTGGTCAAGGGGCAGGCCTTTCGCAGCGACGTCATCGCCTGGGATTCCACCTCCAGTGTGCATCTGACCCAGGTTGAAACGATGGTCGAGATGCACCACCATGCCGCCCACGACGAAAATGTCTGGATCGTTCGCGGCTCGGGACGGCTGACATTGGGGGACCGAAAGATCAAGGTGAAGGCCGGGCAGGTCGTGCATGTCCCGCGCGGCACCCCGCATGCCTTCCACAACATGGGCTCCAACCCCGCGGTGGTGATCTCGGTCTTCTCGCCGGGGTTCGACGGCAAGGATCGTATCTATGCCGATCCGACGGGGAAGAAGTAG
- the secF gene encoding protein translocase subunit SecF has product MPFRIIGDTNIDFIGKRTPAYILSALLVLLGIFAAVMIASGNANLGIQFTGGTVVEGYFDQPVDIGDLRAALERGGFEDAEIVHVAGRPQPYTFFIRVKVAEGETQKAQSVVNLIKQYFPDNNFNLDTVHEVGAAVGKDLKKDTLIAVALSLLGILIYIAIRFDFRFGVCATIATFHDVLAVLGIFYLMGVEINILLISAILTLAGYSLTDKVTVYDRIRENLKKFHRKADFVPSVNLSINEVLSRTIMTGTTVLACLIILAIVGGPVLRDFALALLVGILIGTYSSIFVASTMYVDWETRSPKRFRAS; this is encoded by the coding sequence ATGCCGTTTCGCATCATTGGCGACACCAACATTGACTTCATCGGTAAGCGCACCCCGGCCTACATCCTCTCGGCCCTGCTGGTCCTGTTGGGAATCTTCGCCGCGGTGATGATCGCCTCCGGCAACGCCAACCTCGGGATCCAGTTCACCGGCGGGACCGTGGTCGAGGGATACTTCGATCAGCCGGTCGACATCGGCGACCTGCGCGCCGCCCTGGAACGCGGCGGCTTTGAGGACGCCGAAATCGTGCACGTGGCCGGGCGCCCGCAGCCCTACACCTTCTTCATTCGCGTGAAGGTCGCCGAAGGGGAGACCCAGAAGGCGCAATCGGTGGTCAACCTCATCAAGCAGTATTTCCCCGACAACAACTTTAACCTCGACACCGTGCACGAGGTCGGCGCCGCGGTGGGTAAGGACCTCAAGAAGGATACGCTCATCGCCGTGGCGCTCTCGCTTCTGGGCATCCTGATCTACATCGCCATCCGGTTCGACTTCCGTTTCGGGGTCTGCGCCACGATCGCCACCTTCCATGACGTGCTGGCGGTGCTGGGTATCTTCTACCTGATGGGCGTGGAGATCAACATTCTGCTGATCTCCGCCATCCTGACGCTCGCCGGGTACTCGCTCACCGACAAGGTGACCGTCTATGACCGTATCCGCGAGAACCTGAAGAAATTTCACCGCAAGGCGGATTTCGTCCCTTCGGTCAATCTCTCCATCAACGAGGTGCTCTCGCGCACGATCATGACCGGTACCACCGTGCTCGCCTGCCTGATCATTCTCGCGATCGTCGGCGGCCCGGTTCTGCGCGATTTTGCCCTCGCGCTTCTGGTCGGCATTCTGATCGGCACCTACTCATCGATTTTCGTCGCGTCCACTATGTACGTCGACTGGGAAACCCGCAGCCCGAAGCGCTTCCGCGCCTCGTAG
- the secD gene encoding protein translocase subunit SecD, whose translation MQGQGWKIGLILFLLAGSFWFLYPTIDLYMMSPAEREELAKTDPQSWIKLQQKAMKLGLDLRGGMRLVLQVDKTNLNPDEASDAVERAKEILRNRVDQFGVAEPVIAVQGKDRIVVELPGISDPERARELIGRTALLEFKLLESPEMSSLLLDRIDRALEAAAGLDTTATPSDTAGERGALESLFGADTAKADTTGAGALAKGESPDLTQDTAEVLPPQIPKEAPLSSLLDPSGGYGWMVAKDEVPLVEMILARPDVQKLIPPDVEFAWSTRSEFVGGMEVERLYLLKKQVELEGKYLTDAKPSFDQFRKPIVSFQLTREGGRKFARLTGANINKPLAIVLDNRVESAPEIQSRIQDRGQITMGGNATYEDANDLAIVLRAGALPAPVKVIENNVIGPSLGQDSIRRGINASLLGLLAVFLIMAFYYKLSGLIANVGLLFNGIFLLGVMAVLHATLTMPGIAGFILSLGMSVDANVLIFERIREEMRAGKSVRNAIDAGYDRAMSAIIDSHVTTLITALALFIFGTGPIKGFAVTLFWGVAISLFTAVVVTRVVFDFRKSYKTLSI comes from the coding sequence ATGCAGGGACAAGGCTGGAAAATCGGGCTCATCCTCTTTCTGCTGGCCGGATCGTTCTGGTTTCTCTACCCGACCATCGATCTGTACATGATGTCACCGGCCGAACGGGAAGAACTGGCCAAAACCGATCCGCAAAGCTGGATCAAGCTGCAACAAAAGGCGATGAAGCTCGGCCTCGATCTGCGAGGCGGGATGCGCCTGGTTCTTCAGGTCGACAAAACCAATCTCAACCCCGATGAGGCCTCCGACGCCGTCGAGCGCGCCAAGGAAATCCTGCGCAACCGCGTCGACCAGTTCGGCGTGGCTGAGCCGGTGATCGCCGTGCAGGGCAAGGACCGGATCGTGGTCGAATTGCCCGGCATCAGCGATCCCGAGCGCGCCCGTGAACTGATCGGCCGCACCGCGCTGCTGGAGTTCAAACTCCTCGAGTCGCCGGAGATGTCGTCTTTGCTCCTGGACCGTATCGACCGCGCCCTGGAAGCCGCCGCGGGATTGGACACGACCGCCACGCCGTCCGACACCGCCGGCGAACGCGGCGCGCTCGAATCCCTCTTCGGCGCCGACACCGCCAAGGCCGATACCACGGGCGCCGGCGCGTTGGCCAAGGGCGAATCGCCGGACCTGACGCAGGACACCGCCGAAGTGCTCCCGCCGCAGATCCCCAAGGAAGCTCCGCTCTCCTCGCTTTTGGATCCGTCAGGCGGATACGGCTGGATGGTGGCCAAGGATGAGGTCCCTCTGGTGGAAATGATCCTCGCCCGACCGGATGTGCAAAAACTCATTCCCCCGGACGTCGAATTCGCCTGGAGCACGCGCTCCGAGTTTGTCGGCGGGATGGAAGTCGAGCGGCTCTATCTGCTTAAAAAGCAGGTCGAATTGGAAGGCAAGTATCTCACCGATGCCAAGCCGTCGTTCGACCAGTTCCGCAAGCCGATCGTCAGCTTCCAGCTGACCCGTGAAGGCGGCCGCAAGTTTGCCCGGCTCACCGGCGCCAACATCAATAAGCCGCTGGCCATCGTGCTCGACAACCGTGTCGAGTCGGCCCCCGAAATCCAGTCGCGCATTCAGGACCGCGGCCAGATCACCATGGGCGGAAACGCCACCTACGAGGACGCCAACGATCTGGCCATCGTGCTGCGTGCCGGCGCGCTGCCGGCGCCAGTCAAAGTGATCGAAAACAACGTGATCGGTCCGTCGCTGGGCCAGGACTCGATCCGCCGCGGCATCAACGCCTCGCTTCTGGGTCTGTTGGCGGTCTTCCTGATCATGGCCTTCTACTACAAACTGTCCGGTTTGATCGCCAACGTGGGTCTGCTTTTCAACGGCATCTTCCTGTTGGGCGTGATGGCGGTGCTGCACGCCACCCTGACGATGCCCGGCATCGCCGGCTTCATCCTGTCGCTGGGCATGTCGGTGGACGCCAACGTGCTGATTTTCGAGCGCATCCGCGAGGAGATGCGCGCCGGCAAGTCGGTGCGCAACGCGATCGACGCGGGCTATGACCGCGCCATGTCGGCGATCATCGATTCGCATGTCACCACGCTGATCACCGCGCTGGCCCTCTTCATCTTTGGCACCGGTCCCATCAAGGGATTCGCCGTCACGCTCTTCTGGGGCGTGGCGATCAGTCTGTTCACCGCGGTGGTCGTGACCCGGGTGGTCTTTGACTTCCGCAAGTCGTATAAGACGCTCTCGATCTAA